In [Phormidium] sp. ETS-05, the genomic window GCTCTTTGCCCCCCAAAGTTCCCGCCACCACCGGACCAGTGAAAATACCCACCCGCATTTGCACCACCGGGAAACGCTGTTGCTCCCATTGTTGATTCATCTGCTCGAGACGATCGCCCATTGCCAGACCGCAAGCCACCGCATTACGAGCATCCTCAGCAATTTCCGCGTCAGTCGATCGGGCCACGGCTTTTAAAAGCAGCCATAATCCCATCGCCGGTAAACTTGTTAATAATCCCGTGATGCGCTTGCACCGTTTCCGTCAACGCCCCCAAATATTCATTAAGCCATTCCATCAACACCTCCGGGGGCATTTGCTCAGAGATAGTGCTGAAACTTTTCAAATCCGTAAACAACATCGTCGCCATCAGCTTTTGCCCCGGCATTCTGCCATCTTTCAGGAGGCGATCGCGGCTTTTCCACAGCGCATCGGCAATTTCCGGCGAAGTATTTTGCCCCAACAACTTCATCACCACCTGCTGCTGTCGTCCCGCCTGATAAGCTCGGTGAGCCACCACAAAACCCCCCGTCACCAAATAAGCCATCATTGGACTAAACACAGGCACCCATCCCGCCTGAAGAAATATCCACCAGCAGCTACCCACCAACACCCCCACCATCGCCGTTCCAGTCAGACCCAAAATCACCGGATGACGGCAAAACATCGCCACCGTCCCCCCCACCACCGCCCAACCGACCAACCACCAGCCTTCCACCCATTCCGGCCAAAACCAAAACATGGGTCTGCCATCGATCACCGCACTCAAAATCTGACTTAGCATTTGGCCGTGAATAATCACCCCCGGCATCATGGGATTTTCATCTTCCCCCGGACTATAAGGCGTGAAATGAACATCTTTGAGAGAAGGAGCCGTACTGCCAATCAGCACAATTTTATCTTTCACCCACTCACGCGGCACAGAGCCAGACAAAACCTCACTCACGCTCACCACCGGCGCCAAATTTGCCTTAGAGCGATAATTGATCAAAATCTGATAGCCCCCAGCATCGATCCGCTTATAGCCCCCAGAATTAGATTGCAACCGCTCAAAAGTCGCTTGGCCCCAGAGGATTTGACCGCTGCCATTTGTGGTTGGCTGAATCTGTTTTGACTCTAGATAGGAGTAAGCCAAACGCAAAGAAAATGAAAGTTGGATTGTCTCCTTACCGTTAAAAGTCATCAAACTACGGCGGATAGCTCCGTCCTGATCAAAGACCAAATCATTAAACCCAATTTGCTCTGGAGGCATAGAAGGCGGCGGCCCAACTCTACCAGCATCCTCCCTGATACCGATAATATTGGTAGCCTTGAGCTGTTGCAAAAAGTCCTCATGTCCCGGTGGTTGCGGCACATTGCGATACAAGTCCAAACCGATGAGGCGCGGTTGGTACGACTGTAATTTCCCCAGCAACTGCGCCAGCACCTGGTCAGAAAGCGGCCAACCATGAACTTCGATATCTTCCTCTGTAATACCCACCACCAGCAGTCTGGGGTCCCGTCCTTCATCGGGACGCAGGCGCATCATTGAATCGAAAACCATTAACTCTAGTCGCTGGATGCCCCCCAGCTCCCGCACCCCCAACAGCACACTGCTGGTGAGGACTGTAGCGATAACCATCGCTCCCAAACCAGTTAAGTCTGGCACCTTCTCCCAGAGGCGATACCAGAACTTGGAGACCACAAAGCCCCCAATGCGATTGATATTTCCCATCACTTTGTCACTTGTCCAATGTCACTTGTTTTTGGTCACTTGTCCAATGTCACTTGTCCAATTTCACTTGTCCAATGTCACTTGTCCAATGTCACTTGTCACTTGTTTTTGGTCACTTGTCTAATGTCACTTGTCCTTGGTTCTACAGGCTGCTGGTCCTGTAGGCTGCTTGTCCCTTGTTATCAAAGGACAAATGACTTTTGACAAATGACTTTTGACAAATCTAAACTCGGCCATAACGGGCAGCGGGTCGATCGGTCAACCAAGCCCACATCTGGTCCCCCCAGGAGAAATGCCACCATTCATTAGGGTGGCGGGCAAAACCCGCACCGTGCATCACGTGATATAGCAACTCCCTGGAGATGTGATAGCGTTTTTCTTCTGGGTTGGTACTGGCGGCGAAATGGTCCGGAATGGAACGGGGAGAGGGTTCATCTATTGGCGAACCCATATCTACAGGGATACCACTGGCGTCAATGAGCGTAAGGTCGATCGCCCCACCAGTGCTATGAGGGGGTGGCGTCTTCGGGTCCTCACTAGGCAAAGCCCAAAATTGATAGACTTGCGCCATCAGCTCTTCCTTACTCGTCTCGGGGTGAGCAGTTTGGCGCAAAGTTTCATATGTATGCAGCACCATAAATTCCTGCACCGCCACCGGACGGTAAGCATCAAAAATTTGGATTCGCCAACCGGGATGAGTTTCTTCGAGCTGAGTTTGAGCCGCCAGCAACCGCTCAACCACAGTTTCACGGAGCATATAGGGAGATTTATCCCCGTAAGGCGCCCCCAACTCCTGATAAGGGTGTGGCGATACTGCCGCCAACCGCTCTAGGGGAATGGGCACCAACGATTCGCCACACTCGACAATTGATATTTGCTGATAAGGTTTCATTTGTTATTGGTCATTGGTCATTTGTCATTTGTCATTTGTGAGGCAGCAGGCAGGAGGCAGCAGGCAGAAGGCAGGGGCTGTGGCGTCTCTGTCCCTAGGGCTCTAATGGCAGCTTAACTGTAAATGTAGTGCCTTGGCCTACTTGGCTTTCTACGGAAATTTGACCCTTGTGTAATTCCACACACTTTTTCACAATGGCTAACCCCAGTCCGGTGCCGGGGCGATTTTCTACATTATTCCCCCGGTGGAAAGGCTCAAAAATATGCAGTTGGTCTTCCGGTGAAATGCCGATGCCTGAATCCTGAATCTGGAATACAGCCATATTGTCCTCGTAAGCTAGTTCAAACCGGACATTGGTGGCAGAATATTTGAGGGCGTTGGCCAGCAAATTGGTTAAAATTTGCCGCAACAGCTTTTCATCCATAATGCAATTTATTTCAGCATCCCGATTAGCCGGTATTTTTTCTTCAAAATCAATCCGTTTTGGCAGAGAATTCTCATAATTAGTTGGTCGCTTCTTGTTGTGGATGTCTTCTTCGATCCCGTTCACTAAGTTGCGGCAGAATTGGCTCAAATTCAAAGCGATTGGTTTAAATTCTAATTTGCCTGCATCTGCTTTGCCGATGACCAGCACATCCTTGAGCATTTGCGTCATGTATTCCGCTGCATTTTGCAACCTATTGATATGTTCTAGGAGTTTATCTGCTTGCCTGGAATCTACATAAAATTCCATCAGGTCGGCGGATGAAAGTATCGTGGCTAAAGGGGTACGAAATTCGTGGGAAACCATCGTGACAAACCGAGATTTCAGTTCGTTAACTTCCTTTTCTTGGGCGAGAGCTTGACGCAGGTAGGCTTCCAACTGCTTGCGCTCGGTGATGTCGGTTTCTGACCCGGCCATACGATATGCTTTGCCATTGGCGTCGCGTACTGCCGTGCCCCGAGACAGAAACCATCGCCAAGTACCGTCTTTGTGTAGTCGCCGGTATTCTACCTCATATTGCCCGATAAAACCGGCCAGGTGGGTCTCCAATGCGGCCATGACTGGTTCCAAATCTTCTGGGTGTAATAGTTGTTTCCACTCTTCCCAGCCGTTTTCCAGTTCCGCGTCACCATAACCGAGCATGGCTTTTAAATTGGGAGAAATATAAATTTCGTTAGTTTTGATGTTCCAGTCCCAAACGCCTACTTGACCGCCACTTAATGCCAGGGCATAGCGTTCTTGGCTTAACCGCAGGGCTTTCTCGGCGCGTTTGCGCTCGATCGCATATCTGATGGAGCGCTCCAGCATATGGGGGTCTAGCTGGCTTTTAATCAGATAATCTGCGGCTCCCGCGTTCATCGCTTCCATATCCACATCCAGGTCGGCTAAGGCTGTCAGCAAAATAATCGGTCCAGAGCAACCTTTTGCTAGCGCTTCCCGTAACAGTTCCAGCCCCAGTCCTCTTTCTCCCCCTGGGGGAGTGAAAGGCTTTTTCCCTTTAAATTGCCCATTTTTGGCTTTGAGGGTCTGCCCCAAATGGTAATCTAGCAAATATACGTCATGCTGATTTTGCAGTATTTGTTCCAGAGCTTCACCATAACTGATAACAGTTTTTAATTCAAATTTTCCAATTTCAATTGCCGAAAACAAATCATTGATAAACTTGCAGTTTTCATCATCATCATCCACTAACAGAACTTTCACTGGCTTGCGATACATATGCCAAGGGGGGGGTAATAAGTGGGGTGGGTTCGGCCACTGATATGCCGATGTTAATTTAGGTTAAATTTTCCGATAAAGGTGCAAATTTTATGTATTTTTTATAGTTACCAAATAATTATTTATGGTTTTTATAGGTTTTGTTAAGAGTTCTGAAGATGGGCTTTGGATATAGGATAGAACCTTTTGGGGCAATTTTCGGATTTTAAGCGAGACGCCGGTTAAGAAGGTTGCTGGATGGGAAATCTTGACAACACCCTGCCCATAGGGCATGATGACTCCAGTCGCTTAATACATTGCCCTCACCCTAAATCCCTCTCCCAGAGAGGGAGAGGGACTTTGAGAGGTGATCAGATGATTTCTGAACAGGCTGTATGATGACTCCAGTCGATCGCCCCTGCCAACAACCCGTCTCAACCAATAAATTATTATGCAATAACTGGGGTCAGACAATCGCCTACCGCCACAACTCCACTGGAGGAAACCTCTGCCACGACGCCGGTTTGGGCGTGACCGAAGTTTTCTAAGAGCAGGGAAAATAGGGGGATGTCGCGAATACCGCTGTCTGGGTTCACCTCGATGTTTAAACAACGACCGATCGGAGCAGTAACGGTGAATTCACAATCTCCCAGATGGAACCGCTGCCCCACCCAGTCAAATTCGCCCCACGGGGGCACCCCTTCTAAAACCATATTAGGGCGAAATCGCCGAGGGTCCACTCTCACCCCACATTTAGCGGCAATATCCTCTAATGTACTAGCCCCAATCAGAGAAATATGTCCCTGTTGCCGATCGAGATACTGACTGCGCCCCGGAACATTTTCCCCCACCAGCCGCACCGGCGTCACCTGGGGATGGCGGGCTTTTTCCGTGGGGCGACTGGCGGCTAAGTAACCGGTGAAAAAAGCGCCAATGCGCTCCCGTCCCGCCTCTGTGGTGGTGTCCGCCACTAACAATGACTGCGGGTCCCCGTTCTCTACGGTGAGGCGTCCCGTCTCCGCTTCGTAATGACATTTTAAAGCGGCCAAAGCTGGCCAATCATTTTGCACGGCAAAGTTTTTTTTGCTCATCCAGGGGACAGATTGCCCAGTTGTGGTACTGTGGGCGCTGTCTGAAAACATCAGGGCAAATGCCCGATCGCCCCGGATACCCAAACCGCCATCTACCCATACTCGCTCCTGCTCTTGGGGTGTCAGTCCTTTAATGGGATGGGTAAATATCTTGCTAATTTTCATCAGGGAATCAGGGGGGAACGAAAGGTGGAGGGAGGAGTTCAGAAACCGGGTTTCTGAACCTGAGCGCGAGGTTTGGTTGCCAAAGGCGATCACAGAAGGTTTCTGGGTTATCCCCTGTAGTTCAGGGTAAATTTGACCCCATTTAGGATTATACTCGTGGATCCAGAGTGAAAATTTGTCATTTGTCCCTGGTCATTTGTCCCTGGTTAGAAACCGGCTTTCTTAACCAAGTCCTCGGTTATGAAGCATCGATGGTCGCATTGGGTCCCGGTTTCTCAGGATCGAGGACTAAGGACTAAGGACAAATGACCAAGGACTAAGGACCAAGGACAAAATGCCAAACTCAACCACCGTCGCCGCTACGGAACGCAAGCTATCGAAAGTTGAAGCCCTCAAGGAGCAGAGCAACTACCTGCGGGAACCAGTTGCTACCGAGTTGCAGCAAGATACAACTCACTTCTCGGAAGATGCTATCCAAATCCTCAAGTTTCACGGCTCTTACCAGCAAGACAATCGGGATAATCGGGTCAAAGGCCAAGAAAAAGATTACCAGTTTATGCTGCGCACCCGCAGCCCTGGGGGATTTATTCCGGCGCAATTGTACCTCACCCTCGATCGCCTCGCCGATGAATACGGCAACCACACCCTGCGAGCCACTACCCGCCAAGGGTTTCAGGTACATGGCATCCTCAAGCGCAACCTGAAAGCCTCGATCGCCGCCATCATTAGAAATATGGGCTCCACCCTGGGAGCCTGCGGTGACTTAAACCGCAATGTGATGGCGCCGCCAGCTCCTTTCCACAACCGCCCAGAATACGACTACGCTCGCCGCTACGCTACTAATATCGCTGACCTGCTGCGCCCCCTCACTGGCGCCTACTATGAAATCTGGCTCGACGGCGAAAAGTTCATCACGGCGGAAGAAAACCCAGCGGTGAAAGAAGCCCGGAGCAAAAACGGGAATGGCACTTTATTTGAGGACTTGGAAGAGCCGATTTACGGCACTAACTATATGCCTCGGAAGTTCAAGTGCAGCGTCACTGTGCCCGGGGATAACTCGATCGATATCTACAGCCAAGACCTGAGTTTAGTAGTTATTACTGACGAGAGTAACAAGCTGGTAGGTTTCAATGTCTTAGCTGGTGGCGGTTTTGGCCGCACCCACAACAAGGAGGAAACTTTTGCTCGCCTCGCCGACCCGATCGGCTATGTGACAAAAGAGGATGTTTACGAGCTAGTCAAGGCAATTGTCGCCACCCAGCGGGACTATGGCGATCGGACTAATCGTCGTCACGCTCGCATGAAATACTTGTTGCACGATTGGGGCGTCGCCAAATTCCGGGAAACCGTGGAGCGCTACTTTGGCAAAAAACTCGAACCCTTCAAACCTTTGCCCGAATGGAAATATGAAGATTTCCTCGGTTGGCACGAACAAGGAGACGGCAATCTATTTCTCGGTATCTCGATCGCCAATGGTCGCATCGAGGATAAGGGCGCATGGCAACTCAAAACCGCCCTGCGAGAAATTATCGAGAAATTCAAACTCCCCTCCATTGTCACCCCCCATCAAAACGTCATCCTTCAGGACATCTCCCCCCAAAACCAAGAGGAAATTAACGATATCCTCTCCCGCTGTGGGATTGCGCGGGAAACGGAAATCGACCCCTTG contains:
- the sir gene encoding sulfite reductase, ferredoxin dependent is translated as MPNSTTVAATERKLSKVEALKEQSNYLREPVATELQQDTTHFSEDAIQILKFHGSYQQDNRDNRVKGQEKDYQFMLRTRSPGGFIPAQLYLTLDRLADEYGNHTLRATTRQGFQVHGILKRNLKASIAAIIRNMGSTLGACGDLNRNVMAPPAPFHNRPEYDYARRYATNIADLLRPLTGAYYEIWLDGEKFITAEENPAVKEARSKNGNGTLFEDLEEPIYGTNYMPRKFKCSVTVPGDNSIDIYSQDLSLVVITDESNKLVGFNVLAGGGFGRTHNKEETFARLADPIGYVTKEDVYELVKAIVATQRDYGDRTNRRHARMKYLLHDWGVAKFRETVERYFGKKLEPFKPLPEWKYEDFLGWHEQGDGNLFLGISIANGRIEDKGAWQLKTALREIIEKFKLPSIVTPHQNVILQDISPQNQEEINDILSRCGIARETEIDPLERYSMACPALPTCGLAITESERAIPAILDRIRQLLTKVGLPDLNFVVRMTGCPNGCARPYVAELGLVGSAPESYQVWLGGAANQTRLAKPVVEKLHINDLESFLEPIFLKFKQNRLPGEGFGDFCDRVGWDYLSGTTDDATAPATETPTEEAAKAATKEDRSPRRRINVTEDIYSRLKAESERVGKPMSLLAAEAIEAFFQQANND
- a CDS encoding ATP-binding protein; translated protein: MKVLLVDDDDENCKFINDLFSAIEIGKFELKTVISYGEALEQILQNQHDVYLLDYHLGQTLKAKNGQFKGKKPFTPPGGERGLGLELLREALAKGCSGPIILLTALADLDVDMEAMNAGAADYLIKSQLDPHMLERSIRYAIERKRAEKALRLSQERYALALSGGQVGVWDWNIKTNEIYISPNLKAMLGYGDAELENGWEEWKQLLHPEDLEPVMAALETHLAGFIGQYEVEYRRLHKDGTWRWFLSRGTAVRDANGKAYRMAGSETDITERKQLEAYLRQALAQEKEVNELKSRFVTMVSHEFRTPLATILSSADLMEFYVDSRQADKLLEHINRLQNAAEYMTQMLKDVLVIGKADAGKLEFKPIALNLSQFCRNLVNGIEEDIHNKKRPTNYENSLPKRIDFEEKIPANRDAEINCIMDEKLLRQILTNLLANALKYSATNVRFELAYEDNMAVFQIQDSGIGISPEDQLHIFEPFHRGNNVENRPGTGLGLAIVKKCVELHKGQISVESQVGQGTTFTVKLPLEP
- a CDS encoding M15 family metallopeptidase, translated to MKPYQQISIVECGESLVPIPLERLAAVSPHPYQELGAPYGDKSPYMLRETVVERLLAAQTQLEETHPGWRIQIFDAYRPVAVQEFMVLHTYETLRQTAHPETSKEELMAQVYQFWALPSEDPKTPPPHSTGGAIDLTLIDASGIPVDMGSPIDEPSPRSIPDHFAASTNPEEKRYHISRELLYHVMHGAGFARHPNEWWHFSWGDQMWAWLTDRPAARYGRV
- a CDS encoding MOSC domain-containing protein, which codes for MKISKIFTHPIKGLTPQEQERVWVDGGLGIRGDRAFALMFSDSAHSTTTGQSVPWMSKKNFAVQNDWPALAALKCHYEAETGRLTVENGDPQSLLVADTTTEAGRERIGAFFTGYLAASRPTEKARHPQVTPVRLVGENVPGRSQYLDRQQGHISLIGASTLEDIAAKCGVRVDPRRFRPNMVLEGVPPWGEFDWVGQRFHLGDCEFTVTAPIGRCLNIEVNPDSGIRDIPLFSLLLENFGHAQTGVVAEVSSSGVVAVGDCLTPVIA
- a CDS encoding adenylate/guanylate cyclase domain-containing protein; its protein translation is MGNINRIGGFVVSKFWYRLWEKVPDLTGLGAMVIATVLTSSVLLGVRELGGIQRLELMVFDSMMRLRPDEGRDPRLLVVGITEEDIEVHGWPLSDQVLAQLLGKLQSYQPRLIGLDLYRNVPQPPGHEDFLQQLKATNIIGIREDAGRVGPPPSMPPEQIGFNDLVFDQDGAIRRSLMTFNGKETIQLSFSLRLAYSYLESKQIQPTTNGSGQILWGQATFERLQSNSGGYKRIDAGGYQILINYRSKANLAPVVSVSEVLSGSVPREWVKDKIVLIGSTAPSLKDVHFTPYSPGEDENPMMPGVIIHGQMLSQILSAVIDGRPMFWFWPEWVEGWWLVGWAVVGGTVAMFCRHPVILGLTGTAMVGVLVGSCWWIFLQAGWVPVFSPMMAYLVTGGFVVAHRAYQAGRQQQVVMKLLGQNTSPEIADALWKSRDRLLKDGRMPGQKLMATMLFTDLKSFSTISEQMPPEVLMEWLNEYLGALTETVQAHHGIINKFTGDGIMAAFKSRGPID